From a single Bacillota bacterium genomic region:
- a CDS encoding fibronectin type III domain-containing protein, with product MTSLERLRLGDWGGHPSRVISVEFRAKAVGTESNPDAPVYVKTVSIVAPSAEVDVELTLPAGAYTVQAKASHWLRGEDVVLTSVPWIFAAPTGANKVTVYWDEVPGATGYRVRWGTASGVYPNVSSVQSGDARMLSVTGLTSEQEYYFVVEAERNGVWSAPSEEDSAVPHVGAIPWDTGDAASILRAVR from the coding sequence TTGACATCCCTTGAGCGGTTGCGTTTAGGCGACTGGGGCGGTCATCCGAGCCGTGTGATCAGCGTGGAGTTTCGCGCGAAGGCGGTGGGCACGGAGAGTAACCCCGATGCGCCGGTATACGTTAAAACGGTGAGTATCGTTGCCCCGTCGGCAGAGGTGGACGTGGAGTTGACCCTGCCGGCGGGTGCATATACGGTTCAGGCGAAGGCGAGCCACTGGTTGCGTGGTGAAGATGTGGTTTTGACCTCTGTGCCGTGGATATTCGCCGCGCCGACGGGGGCGAACAAGGTGACGGTGTATTGGGACGAGGTGCCCGGTGCAACGGGTTATCGGGTGCGCTGGGGCACAGCAAGCGGGGTATATCCCAACGTGTCTTCGGTTCAGTCTGGAGACGCGCGGATGCTAAGCGTCACGGGTTTAACCTCCGAGCAGGAGTATTACTTTGTGGTGGAGGCGGAGCGCAACGGGGTATGGAGTGCTCCATCGGAGGAGGATAGCGCGGTTCCGCATGTGGGGGCGATACCGTGGGATACGGGGGATGCAGCCAGCATCTTGCGGGCGGTTCG
- a CDS encoding insulinase family protein: MSRTVAWCLFWLLAVVLVRADSLPAESIQLKTLPNGLRVLVREAHEAPLVTIDLWIRAGSSRETAETNGVAHFMEHLLFRGTAKRGRGEVDRDIEELGATLNATTSRDWMHLYTTVASRYWQNALEVVADAVQNSALRPEDVEREQMIILDELARAADDPVRDANQRLAELLFQKHPYRLPVAATRDSIIRIQREQIVEFYRKYYVPNNASLVIVGDVTATEAFAAVEKLFGGWKRRDIAESEPEPESPPGAPRHAQFKVRRGFPVVGIGFMAPSVKEVKDVCACDLLLALLGRRDGLLTRLLVGQGVATRVTTEFLTQRYPGIFSIVVELPEGGNPQQAEAMVVGALQQLAKTPVTDAELARAKREILGEYLFGMETTEGQANTLGFYEMIDTYLFATEYEKNVLAVTAEDIRRTVEKYLNPECRVVVTLVKE, encoded by the coding sequence GTGTCCAGAACGGTTGCATGGTGCTTGTTTTGGTTGCTGGCGGTAGTTCTTGTTCGGGCGGATAGCCTGCCAGCCGAGTCGATCCAGCTGAAAACCCTTCCGAACGGGTTGCGCGTGCTGGTGCGCGAGGCGCATGAGGCTCCTCTGGTGACGATAGACCTGTGGATACGCGCTGGCTCCTCGCGGGAGACCGCCGAAACCAACGGCGTGGCGCATTTTATGGAGCATCTGCTCTTTCGTGGCACCGCAAAGCGCGGCAGAGGTGAGGTAGACCGCGATATCGAGGAACTGGGTGCTACCCTGAACGCCACCACGTCGCGCGACTGGATGCACCTGTACACCACCGTTGCCAGCCGATACTGGCAGAACGCGCTGGAGGTGGTTGCCGATGCGGTGCAGAACAGCGCGTTGCGCCCCGAGGACGTGGAACGCGAGCAGATGATTATTCTGGACGAGCTGGCGCGCGCCGCTGATGACCCCGTGCGTGATGCCAACCAGCGTCTGGCGGAACTGCTTTTCCAGAAACATCCATACCGCCTGCCCGTCGCTGCCACGCGCGATTCCATTATCCGCATCCAGCGCGAGCAGATAGTGGAGTTCTATCGGAAGTACTACGTGCCGAACAACGCCTCGCTGGTGATTGTGGGCGATGTGACCGCGACAGAAGCCTTCGCGGCGGTCGAGAAGCTGTTCGGCGGATGGAAGAGACGCGACATCGCTGAATCGGAACCCGAACCCGAATCGCCGCCCGGCGCGCCCCGCCATGCACAGTTCAAGGTGCGCAGGGGTTTTCCGGTGGTGGGCATCGGCTTCATGGCGCCGTCGGTGAAAGAGGTGAAGGATGTGTGCGCGTGCGACCTGTTGCTTGCCCTGCTGGGGCGGCGGGACGGTCTGCTTACCCGGCTGCTGGTGGGACAGGGTGTTGCCACGCGCGTCACTACGGAGTTCCTCACCCAGCGGTATCCTGGCATCTTCAGCATTGTGGTGGAGCTTCCAGAGGGCGGCAACCCTCAGCAGGCGGAAGCCATGGTCGTGGGTGCCCTGCAGCAGCTGGCGAAGACGCCGGTCACCGATGCAGAGCTGGCGCGCGCCAAACGAGAGATACTGGGCGAATACCTCTTTGGGATGGAGACCACGGAAGGGCAGGCAAACACGCTGGGCTTCTACGAAATGATAGATACCTACCTCTTCGCCACCGAGTACGAGAAGAACGTGCTGGCGGTGACCGCCGAGGATATCCGCCGCACGGTGGAGAAGTATCTGAATCCTGAGTGCAGGGTGGTGGTGACATTGGTGAAGGAGTAA
- a CDS encoding transposase, whose translation MDGTGFGYAGVFVSQYLRGAAVRRQRAQVKATVMGYRQGGQLWVMGLSLGEAYADEGRLLRQWVEHNGRGGMASGTLLVEDGLYGHRAGLLRLLEDVGFLPVARVRDGLWQCVRSDARCRARLRSQQYSWAFRERYRIEQLFGSVKGAYGSGAVRWGWQFFVVFMDTGCLHDLSNIFPV comes from the coding sequence GTGGACGGCACGGGTTTTGGGTATGCTGGGGTGTTTGTGTCGCAGTATTTGCGTGGGGCGGCGGTGCGTCGGCAGCGTGCGCAGGTGAAAGCGACGGTGATGGGTTATAGGCAGGGTGGACAGTTATGGGTGATGGGATTATCGTTGGGGGAGGCGTATGCGGATGAAGGGAGGTTATTGCGGCAGTGGGTAGAGCATAATGGTCGCGGGGGTATGGCTTCGGGCACTTTGTTGGTGGAGGATGGTTTGTATGGTCATCGGGCAGGGTTGTTGCGGTTATTGGAGGATGTTGGTTTTTTGCCTGTGGCGCGTGTTCGGGATGGTTTGTGGCAGTGTGTGCGTTCGGATGCTCGGTGTCGTGCTCGGTTGCGTTCGCAGCAGTATAGTTGGGCTTTCAGGGAGCGTTACCGAATTGAGCAATTGTTTGGGAGTGTGAAGGGGGCGTATGGGAGTGGTGCGGTTCGTTGGGGATGGCAGTTTTTTGTGGTGTTTATGGATACGGGGTGTCTACATGATTTATCGAACATCTTCCCTGTCTGA